A single genomic interval of Daucus carota subsp. sativus chromosome 1, DH1 v3.0, whole genome shotgun sequence harbors:
- the LOC108228057 gene encoding protein STICHEL, which produces MMSEMHGGIGKIASNQHMKKELTQIRKAARVLRDPGTTSTWRLPLSSGRSLAVVANEALPSFRYNHCYDSYRSNGSGNELVYDSNKVNLGDENDGRCSGKVKDKRVFLCNWKSQKSGSEKSMQSLGQIVRYEKRDGDNDGDMSLEEGVDNSVSGSRNGGGDSKTDTFFADRYAALVFGCKGAKLIPSVRRNTMKRKVKRTTRSAALWEYHLQQQIVGSKTGKEEDLESFVDQSDDTGYFNSEDLRRYSAESPFLARLKSSKLLRGSFKDVSSYAYSTPGMSGCSFNRYSVRNPSTAESWNPTTESCNDEINDSLDSRGSRGCGLPCWSRRSSPKYRGARGSSCSPSLSDILRRKGSSLLCGSQTMYHRRYYGASLSSKQKTFESKTSQGLVPLLTSTGDGRVGSSLETWRTDDDLSTNYGGTDLEGSNRLDGRRWSTTYESQDGLELVALNKEREYESVGTLSHRYRPMFFSELVGQNVVIQSLMNAILKGRIAPLYLFQGPRGTGKSSTARIFANALYCLANEKSKPCGVCRECTNFIGEKSKDLTEVDGSNKKEIVKVRCMLKRLSASPLVTFSRYKVFIIDECHLLPAKTWLAFLKFLEEPPPLVLFIFITTDLDNVPRTVLSRCQKFIFNKIRDRDIVSRLQKISHEENLDVESDALDLVALNADGSLRDAETMLEQLTLLGKRITTDLVNELVGVVSDEKLLELLELAMSSETVETVKRARELMDSGIDPMLLMSQLATLIVDIIAGTYHIVDSRHDDSFFSGRSLNDAELDRLKHALKLLSEADKQLRTSSEQSTWFTATLLQLGSVPSPDPSLSGSSRRQSSKTIEEDPLSTTREVIIQNGYALRKSTTPRSLFKASQRDSISQEEQLHSLDSKATQCRYLDSSPPNVSHNDSAMETTNSSSADSGILNDLWMQCIEKCHTSTLRQLLHTYGKLVSISEVEGDIIANIAFQNRAVKIRAERSVSSIENSFKIVLQHDVVVKIILVTDDENSVSSGRRVISPESMVQKQMYKTEVINGERRVICTNELYGYSDLESYQPVQVSRASLNDSDCKPVGISDLNAESPSRMVEGNAKSSSAEERKLVAPVRRIESIIHEQRLETAWLQIAEKGTPGSFSRWKPERNQILPQEGIYNRNQSESMDSKSLKSQHWEDELNAELNALKINGGKVLVRDQIGKRIDHYPMSPSLLHNNFNRESTGYESSTGAGGCSGLLCWINPKNPKRGKNKQRTPGHSQKSRRFLWFGECAKLRTQDRFRS; this is translated from the exons ATGATGTCAGAGATGCATGGTGGCATTGGAAAGATTGCCAGCAATCAGCATATGAAGAAAGAACTCACTCAAATTCGAAAGGCTGCAAGGGTTCTTAGAGATCCCGGGACTACCTCGACGTGGCGGTTGCCTTTAAGTTCAGGTAGATCTTTAGCTGTTGTTGCAAATGAGGCATTGCCATCTTTTCGATATAATCATTGTTATGATAGTTATAGGAGTAATGGTAGTGGTAATGAATTGGTTTATGATAGTAATAAGGTTAATTTGGGAGATGAAAATGATGGTAGGTGTAGTGGGAAGGTTAAGGATAAAAGGGTGTTTTTGTGTAATTGGAAAAGTCAAAAATCGGGTAGCGAAAAGAGTATGCAATCATTAGGTCAGATAGTAAGGTATGAGAAAAGAGATGGAGATAATGACGGTGATATGTCTTTAGAGGAAGGTGTTGATAATAGTGTGAGTGGTTCGCGGAATGGTGGTGGGGATTCGAAGACTGATACTTTCTTTGCGGATAGATATGCTGCCTTGGTCTTTGGATGTAAAGGTGCAAAGTTAATACCGTCAGTTAGGAGAAATACTATGAAGAGAAAAGTGAAAAGGACTACCCGATCAGCTGCTTTGTGGGAATACCATTTGCAGCAACAAATTGTGGGTAGTAAGACTGGAAAGGAAGAAGATTTGGAGAGTTTTGTTGATCAATCTGATGATACTGGATACTTCAATTCTGAAGATTTGCGTCGATATTCAGCTGAATCACCATTTCTGGCACGGCTTAAGTCCTCAAAATTGTTGAGAGGTAGTTTTAAAGATGTCTCTTCTTATGCTTATAGTACCCCAGGAATGTCAGGGTGTTCATTTAATAGGTATAGTGTTAGAAATCCTAGCACTGCAGAGTCTTGGAATCCGACTACCGAATCTTGCAATGATGAGATAAATGATAGTTTAGATTCCCGGGGTAGTCGGGGATGTGGGCTACCGTGTTGGTCTAGGAGGAGCAGTCCTAAGTACAGAGGGGCACGTGGGAGTTCTTGCTCGCCGTCGCTTTCTGATATTTTGAGAAGGAAAGGAAGCAGTCTTCTGTGTGGAAGTCAAACTATGTATCACAGACGATATTATGGAGCATCTTTGAGTTCCAAACAGAAGACATTCGAATCGAAGACTTCTCAAGGTCTAGTTCCTTTGCTAACTAGTACGGGTGATGGTAGAGTTGGATCGTCATTAGAAACATGGAGGACTGATGATGATCTCTCCACAAACTACGGAGGGACTGATCTGGAAGGATCAAATCGACTGGATGGAAGAAGGTGGTCAACAACCTATGAGAGCCAAGATGGCTTGGAATTAGTTGCACTCAATAAAGAAAGAGAATATGAAAGTGTTGGGACTTTGAGCCACAGGTATAGGCCGATGTTTTTTTCGGAATTGGTTGGGCAAAATGTTGTCATTCAGTCCCTCATGAATGCAATTTTGAAGGGAAGGATAGCTCCTCTTTATCTTTTCCAAGGTCCTCGGGGCACTGGGAAATCGTCAACTGCAAGGATctttgcaaatgctttgtattgtcTTGCTAACGAGAAAAGTAAGCCTTGTGGAGTTTGCCGGGAATGTACCAACTTTATAGGTGAAAAGAGCAAGGATCTTACTGAAGTTGATGGCTCCAACAAAAAGGAAATTGTTAAAGTTAGATGTATGTTGAAAAGATTGTCAGCAAGTCCCTTAGTGACCTTTTCTCGGTATAAGGTATTTATTATTGACGAGTGTCACTTGTTACCGGCAAAGACATGGTTAGCATTCTTGAAGTTCCTTGAGGAACCACCTCCACTTGTCCTGTTCATATTCATAACAACTGATCTCGATAATGTGCCTCGCACTGTTTTATCGAGGTGTCAGAAGTTCATCTTCAACAAAATTAGAGATCGTGATATTGTTTCCAGGTTGCAAAAGATTTCACATGAGGAGAATCTAGATGTTGAATCAGATGCATTGGATTTAGTTGCTCTAAATGCTGACGGTTCACTTCGAGATGCAGAAACTATGCTGGAGCAGTTGACATTGTTGGGCAAAAGAATCACCACAGATCTAGTCAACGAACTT GTGGGTGTCGTTTCTGATGAGAAACTTTTAGAACTACTGGAGCTGGCCATGTCCTCTGAAACAGTAGAAACAGTAAAAAGAGCTAGAGAGCTAATGGACTCGGGCATTGACCCAATGCTATTGATGTCTCAGCTGGCGACTCTCATTGTGGATATTATAGCTGGAACATACCACATTGTTGATTCCAGACACGATGATTCATTCTTTAGCGGGAGAAGTC TGAATGATGCTGAATTGGACAGATTAAAGCATGCTCTAAAGCTTCTTTCTGAGGCAGACAAGCAGCTAAGAACTTCAAGTGAACAATCCACATGGTTCACAGCAACACTATTGCAGCTAGGCTCTGTACCTTCACCAGACCCTAGTTTGTCTGGAAGCAGTAGGAGGCAGAGTTCCAAGACGATTGAGGAGGATCCATTGAGTACTACAAGGGAAGTTATTATTCAAAATGGCTATGCATTGCGGAAGTCAACTACACCAAGATCTTTGTTTAAAGCCTCGCAACGAGATTCAATAAGTCAAGAAGAGCAACTACATAGTCTGGACTCAAAGGCTACTCAATGCCGGTATTTAGATAGTTCTCCACCAAATGTGTCACACAATGATTCTGCAATGGAAACAACAAATTCAAGTAGTGCAGATTCAGGCATTTTAAATGACCTATGGATGCAATGCATTGAAAAGTGCCATACTAGTACGCTGAGACAGCTGCTTCATACTTATGGAAAGCTCGTGTCAATCTCTGAAGTCGAAG GTGATATTATTGCTAATATTGCCTTCCAAAATAGAGCTGTCAAGATTAGAGCTGAAAGGTCTGTGAGCAGCATTGAAAACTCGTTTAAAATTGTTTTACAGCATGATGTAGTAGTCAAAATCATACTAGTGACAGATGACGAGAATTCAGTAAGTAGTGGAAGACGTGTAATATCACCGGAATCTATGGTTCAGAAGCAAATGTACAAAACTGAGGTGATCAATGGCGAAAGGAGAGTTATTTGCACTAACGAATTATATGGGTATTCTGATCTTGAGTCTTACCAACCAGTGCAAGTATCAAGAGCGTCTTTAAATGATTCTGATTGCAAGCCAGTTGGAATATCTGACCTTAATGCAGAATCACCATCTCGGATGGTCGAAGGGAATGCTAAAAGCAGCAGTGCTGAAGAGAGAAAGCTTGTAGCTCCTGTACGTAGAATCGAGTCTATTATACATGAGCAAAGGTTAGAAACTGCATGGTTGCAGATCGCGGAAAAAGGTACTCCTGGATCATTTAGTAGATGGAAACCTGAGAGAAACCAAATCCTGCCTCAAGAGGGTATCTACAACAGAAATCAAAGTGAATCAATGGACTCTAAGAGCTTGAAATCTCAACACTGGGAAGATGAGCTGAATGCTGAACTGAATGCTCTAAAGATTAATGGTGGAAAGGTCCTTGTCAGGGACCAAATAGGTAAAAGGATTGATCATTATCCAATGTCTCCAAGCTTGTTGCACAACAACTTCAACAGAGAAAGCAC gGGATATGAATCTAGCACGGGAGCTGGAGGTTGCAGTGGACTACTTTGTTGGATTAATCCAAAAAACCCTAAAAGGGGGAAG AACAAACAAAGGACGCCTGGCCATTCACAGAAAAGTAGACGCTTTTTATGGTTTGGAGAGTGTGCAAAGTTGAGGACTCAGGATAGATTTAGATCATGA
- the LOC108210730 gene encoding F-box/kelch-repeat protein At3g17530-like produces MDARKPFSLTTKMARNVDSTTSFDDLPLEAAEEIFTRLPVKTLIRSTSVCKTWYSNITNPTFTSAHIQHSLSCCDETAVLIIPSKYKNNKSCSLISARTGHVLKTYTIPFTTNAGMIKLVASLNGILCLAECPLDNFGRPAADEFQELYLWNPSVGKYKALFSSCFKRRGKCSYAVGLGFLEGSCDFRVVRVAFCKDDVGCLLGKVAPKVEVYSLKTNKWRRIRNPVVPRVARDSGKTVGNSMTYWLDRDPEKLYSCSEEGYIVYFDFNREVFGQIELPDDVRNCVGLMATFKLMTFESKLAVFVFNDVQESNGLKLMPSCIWLLSHEDGKFSWTPRFKVVLGEHVFPFSLSRSGALIVLSACPPVPGLVSCNLKSQDLRLTKPLVTDPCSVDTAFVESLLMLEGRDEQKNS; encoded by the coding sequence atGGATGCTCGTAAACCCTTTTCGCTTACCACAAAAATGGCGAGAAACGTTGACAGCACGACGTCGTTTGACGACCTTCCACTTGAAGCAGCAGAAGAGATCTTCACAAGGCTTCCGGTGAAAACCCTGATCAGGTCAACCTCAGTGTGCAAGACATGGTACTCAAATATCACTAACCCCACCTTCACTTCAGCGCATATTCAACACTCACTCTCTTGTTGTGATGAAACTGCTGTTCTTATAATACCctctaaatataaaaataataaatcatgtTCTTTAATCTCTGCTCGCACTGGTCATGTCTTGAAAACCTATACAATCCCTTTTACTACTAATGCTGGTATGATAAAATTGGTCGCCTCGCTTAATGGGATTCTTTGTTTGGCTGAGTGTCCGCTTGATAATTTTGGGCGCCCTGCTGCTGATGAATTTCAAGAATTGTATCTTTGGAATCCTAGTGTTGGCAAGTATAAGGCCCTTTTTTCGTCGTGTTTCAAGAGAAGGGGGAAATGTAGTTACGCGGTCGGGTTGGGTTTTCTTGAGGGTAGTTGTGATTTTAGGGTTGTTAGGGTTGCGTTTTGTAAGGATGATGTGGGTTGTTTGTTGGGGAAGGTGGCTCCGAAGGTTGAGGTTTATAGCTTAAAGACGAATAAGTGGAGAAGGATTAGGAACCCTGTTGTTCCGAGAGTTGCTCGTGATAGTGGGAAGACTGTAGGGAATAGTATGACTTATTGGCTTGATAGAGACCCTGAGAAACTGTATTCGTGTTCTGAAGAAGGGTATAttgtttattttgattttaatcgtGAGGTGTTTGGGCAAATTGAATTGCCGGATGATGTTCGTAACTGTGTGGGGTTAATGGCAACTTTTAAACTCATGACTTTTGAGAGTAAACTTgctgtttttgtttttaacgATGTACAAGAAAGTAATGGATTGAAATTGATGCCTAGTTGTATATGGCTCTTGAGCCATGAAGATGGTAAGTTCTCCTGGACACCGCGTTTCAAAGTTGTACTCGGAGAACACGTGTTCCCTTTTAGTCTTTCAAGGAGTGGAGCACTAATTGTGCTGTCAGCATGTCCGCCTGTTCCAGGCTTAGTGTCATGTAATCTTAAGAGTCAAGATCTTCGATTGACCAAGCCACTGGTTACTGACCCTTGTTCTGTAGACACTGCATTCGTAGAGAGTTTGCTCATGCTTGAGGGACGTGATGAACAGAAGAACTCATAA